A single region of the Manihot esculenta cultivar AM560-2 chromosome 12, M.esculenta_v8, whole genome shotgun sequence genome encodes:
- the LOC110628244 gene encoding mogroside IE synthase, with translation MENDQRAWSAHALAFPFPAQGHINPVLQFCKRLVSKGVKATLVTTRFLSKSIHVDPSSNIDLETISDGFDEGGHAQAESVEAYVSTFKAVGSETLANLIRKLNDSGHPVNALIYDGTFPWALDVAKQFGLLKVMFCTQSCAVSIVAYHVQRGLLRVPLSGPVVSIPGLPLMEAADTPSFIYDLSTYTAFYDVLVNQFINIDETDWILHSSFHKMEEEVVDWMAKRWRLRTIGPTVPSMYLDKRIESDKSYAINLFKPNASACINWLHAKPVASVVYVSFGSVAELGVEQTRELAWGLKGSNCYFLWVVRATELFKLPENFVEETKEKGLVVTWCPQLEVLTHEAIGCFLTHCGFNSVLEAMSLGVPMVAVPQWSDQPTNAKYVEDVWKMGIRAKPDEEGIVRREVVEVCLREVMEGEKAKEIRDNARNWKRLSKEAIDEGGTSDKNIDEFVAALLGKTTLGNCNFI, from the exons ATGGAAAACGATCAAAGGGCCTGGTCGGCTCATGCCTTAGCCTTCCCTTTTCCTGCACAGGGACACATAAACCCAGTTCTTCAATTCTGTAAGCGCTTAGTCTCCAAAGGAGTCAAGGCCACACTTGTCACCACTAGATTTCTCAGCAAATCCATCCACGTAGACCCCAGTAGCAACATCGATCTTGAAACCATTTCTGATGGCTTCGATGAGGGTGGCCATGCACAGGCCGAGAGCGTGGAGGCATACGTATCAACATTCAAAGCTGTAGGATCAGAAACCTTAGCAAATTTGATCAGGAAACTGAATGATTCTGGTCACCCTGTTAATGCCCTTATATATGATGGGACCTTCCCTTGGGCACTCGATGTAGCCAAGCAGTTTGGACTTCTGAAGGTTATGTTTTGCACTCAATCTTGTGCAGTCAGCATTGTAGCTTACCATGTTCAGAGAGGTCTCCTTCGGGTGCCACTTTCAGGGCCAGTCGTTTCAATTCCTGGACTGCCGTTGATGGAAGCTGCAGATACGCCATCTTTTATATATGATCTCAGTACATACACTGCTTTCTATGATGTGTTGGTTAATCAGTTCATTAACATTGATGAGACTGATTGGATACTTCATAGCTCTTTTCATAAAATGGAGGAagag GTGGTGGATTGGATGGCAAAACGGTGGAGATTGAGGACGATAGGGCCAACAGTTCCGTCCATGTACTTGGATAAAAGAATTGAAAGCGATAAAAGCTATGCTATCAATCTCTTTAAGCCTAACGCGAGTGCTTGCATAAATTGGCTGCATGCTAAGCCTGTTGCTTCAGTGGTGTACGTGTCCTTTGGAAGCGTGGCAGAGCTTGGAGTTGAACAAACGAGGGAGCTAGCTTGGGGCTTGAAAGGAAGCAATTGCTACTTCTTATGGGTTGTGAGGGCAACAGAGCTGTTTAAGCTGCCTGAAAATTTCGTGGAGGAGACAAAGGAGAAGGGTTTAGTGGTTACATGGTGCCCGCAACTGGAGGTGCTAACACACGAGGCAATAGGGTGCTTTCTTACGCATTGTGGGTTCAATTCAGTTCTTGAAGCTATGAGCTTGGGAGTTCCAATGGTGGCAGTGCCGCAATGGTCAGACCAGCCTACCAATGCTAAGTATGTTGAGGATGTGTGGAAAATGGGTATAAGAGCTAAGCCTGATGAGGAAGGAATTGTGAGAAGAGAAGTGGTGGAGGTCTGTTTAAGAGAAGTGATGGAAGGAGAGAAAGCTAAAGAAATCAGGGACAATGCCAGGAACTGGAAGAGATTATCTAAAGAAGCAATTGATGAAGGTGGAACTTCGGACAAAAATATTGATGAATTTGTAGCTGCATTACTTGGGAAAACTACATTAGGAAATTGTAATTTCatatag
- the LOC110628243 gene encoding uncharacterized protein LOC110628243 isoform X1: MSEEHRELQVGEEVESHVPTEATGHAPPQAPPGARRPEQEVLLQQLIEIFRQVAGVAQPAIVPPPVPAPAPARPPIDKLRKYGATEFKGRKEDDASAAEYWLQSTDRVLQQLQCSPEDSLVCAVSLLKEEAYQWWDTVAQTVQPIQRTWEFFLNEFRKRYVGDIYLEERKREFIYLRQGRMTVAEYEREFIRLSRYAREIIPTEEAKCKRFEQGLNTEIKMLLVALQIRDFSALVNAALNVEKVREEDQSRRQRSQQKRTHSQNQSQGQMIASQGSSKRQKSFQPARSSQSQRQGQKSAQSLASGSVQQTASVASSGGSGRSLPPECDHCKRRHTGTCRLLTGACFICGSMDHIMKDCPKKQTASAPATERTAPVTQRTRSKGRSEPIGTSSQRVSETVDRPESRAPARAYAIKAREDQDSPDVIMEVERKSGSSKGKEKEE, encoded by the exons ATGTCTGAAGAACACAGAGAACTTCAAGTCGGAGAAGAAGTAGAAAGTCATGTACCGACTGAGGCCACTGGCCATGCACCGCCCCAGGCTCCTCCTGGTGCTAGAAGGCCAGAGCAGGAGGTCTTATTACAGCAATTAATAGAGATTTTCAGGCAGGTGGCCGGAGTAGCTCAGCCAGCTATAGTTCCACCACCGGTTCCTGCACCAGCACCAGCCAGGCCGCCTATTGATAAACTGAGAAAGTATGGTGCTACAGAATTCAAAGGTCGAAAGGAAGATGATGCATCCGCAGCAGAATATTGGTTGCAAAGTACAGACAGGGTGCTTCAGCAGCTACAGTGTTCCCCAGAAGATAGTCTGGTATGTGCAGTGTCACTACTGAAAGAAGAAGCCTACCAATGGTGGGATACTGTGGCACAGACAGTACAACCAATACAGAGGACGTGGGAGTTTTTCTTAAATGAATTCAGAAAGAGGTATGTGGGAGACATTTATCtggaagagagaaaaagagagtttATCTATTTGAGGCAAGGGCGTATGACAGTAGCTGAGTATGAAAGAGAGTTTATTAGACTGAGCAGATATGCCAGGGAAATTATTCCTACAGAGGAGGCAAAGTGTAAAAGATTTGAGCAAGGGTTAAACACTGAGATCAAGATGCTTCTAGTTGCTCTTCAAATCAGAGATTTTTCAGCACTGGTGAATGCAGCTTTAAAtgtagagaaagtgagggaagaAGATCAGAGTAGAAGACAGAGGAGTCAGCAAAAAAGGACTCACAGTCAGAATCAGAGTCAAGGACAGATGATAGCTTCACAGGGCTCTAGTAAGAGACAGAAGAGTTTTCAACCTGCTAGATCAAGCCAGTCTCAAAGGCAGGGCCAAAAATCAGCTCAGAGTTTAGCAAGTGGGTCTGTTCAACAGACTGCTTCTGTGGCCAGTTCAGGAGGTTCAGGAAGAAGCCTTCCACCAGAGTGCGACCATTGCAAAAGGAGGCATACTGGTACTTGCAGACTGCTGACGGGAGCTTGTTTCATATGTggttctatggatcacattaTGAAGGATTGTCCTAAGAAGCAGACAGCCTCAGCACCAGCAACAGAAAGAACTGCACCAGTAACTCAAAGGACAAGAAGCAAAGGTAGAAGCGAGCCGATAGGTACCTCTAGTCAAAGAGTGTCGGAGACTGTGGATAGACCGGAATCTAGAGCACCTGCCAGAGCCTATGCCATCAAAGCCAGAGAGGATCAGGATTCCCCAGATGTTATCATGG AAGTGGAAAGGAAAAGTGGAAGTTCcaaagggaaagaaaaggaagagtAG
- the LOC110628243 gene encoding uncharacterized protein LOC110628243 isoform X2, translating to MSEEHRELQVGEEVESHVPTEATGHAPPQAPPGARRPEQEVLLQQLIEIFRQVAGVAQPAIVPPPVPAPAPARPPIDKLRKYGATEFKGRKEDDASAAEYWLQSTDRVLQQLQCSPEDSLVCAVSLLKEEAYQWWDTVAQTVQPIQRTWEFFLNEFRKRYVGDIYLEERKREFIYLRQGRMTVAEYEREFIRLSRYAREIIPTEEAKCKRFEQGLNTEIKMLLVALQIRDFSALVNAALNVEKVREEDQSRRQRSQQKRTHSQNQSQGQMIASQGSSKRQKSFQPARSSQSQRQGQKSAQSLASGSVQQTASVASSGGSGRSLPPECDHCKRRHTGTCRLLTGACFICGSMDHIMKDCPKKQTASAPATERTAPVTQRTRSKGRSEPIGTSSQRVSETVDRPESRAPARAYAIKAREDQDSPDVIMVERKSGSSKGKEKEE from the exons ATGTCTGAAGAACACAGAGAACTTCAAGTCGGAGAAGAAGTAGAAAGTCATGTACCGACTGAGGCCACTGGCCATGCACCGCCCCAGGCTCCTCCTGGTGCTAGAAGGCCAGAGCAGGAGGTCTTATTACAGCAATTAATAGAGATTTTCAGGCAGGTGGCCGGAGTAGCTCAGCCAGCTATAGTTCCACCACCGGTTCCTGCACCAGCACCAGCCAGGCCGCCTATTGATAAACTGAGAAAGTATGGTGCTACAGAATTCAAAGGTCGAAAGGAAGATGATGCATCCGCAGCAGAATATTGGTTGCAAAGTACAGACAGGGTGCTTCAGCAGCTACAGTGTTCCCCAGAAGATAGTCTGGTATGTGCAGTGTCACTACTGAAAGAAGAAGCCTACCAATGGTGGGATACTGTGGCACAGACAGTACAACCAATACAGAGGACGTGGGAGTTTTTCTTAAATGAATTCAGAAAGAGGTATGTGGGAGACATTTATCtggaagagagaaaaagagagtttATCTATTTGAGGCAAGGGCGTATGACAGTAGCTGAGTATGAAAGAGAGTTTATTAGACTGAGCAGATATGCCAGGGAAATTATTCCTACAGAGGAGGCAAAGTGTAAAAGATTTGAGCAAGGGTTAAACACTGAGATCAAGATGCTTCTAGTTGCTCTTCAAATCAGAGATTTTTCAGCACTGGTGAATGCAGCTTTAAAtgtagagaaagtgagggaagaAGATCAGAGTAGAAGACAGAGGAGTCAGCAAAAAAGGACTCACAGTCAGAATCAGAGTCAAGGACAGATGATAGCTTCACAGGGCTCTAGTAAGAGACAGAAGAGTTTTCAACCTGCTAGATCAAGCCAGTCTCAAAGGCAGGGCCAAAAATCAGCTCAGAGTTTAGCAAGTGGGTCTGTTCAACAGACTGCTTCTGTGGCCAGTTCAGGAGGTTCAGGAAGAAGCCTTCCACCAGAGTGCGACCATTGCAAAAGGAGGCATACTGGTACTTGCAGACTGCTGACGGGAGCTTGTTTCATATGTggttctatggatcacattaTGAAGGATTGTCCTAAGAAGCAGACAGCCTCAGCACCAGCAACAGAAAGAACTGCACCAGTAACTCAAAGGACAAGAAGCAAAGGTAGAAGCGAGCCGATAGGTACCTCTAGTCAAAGAGTGTCGGAGACTGTGGATAGACCGGAATCTAGAGCACCTGCCAGAGCCTATGCCATCAAAGCCAGAGAGGATCAGGATTCCCCAGATGTTATCATGG TGGAAAGGAAAAGTGGAAGTTCcaaagggaaagaaaaggaagagtAG
- the LOC110628427 gene encoding mogroside IE synthase translates to MDKEPRPWSAHALAFPYPAQGHINPILQFCKRLVSKGVKATLVTTRFLSKSIHVDPSSNIDLETISDGFDEGGQAQAESWEDYIATFKAVGSETLGNLINKLNDSDHPVNALIYDGSFPWALDVAKQLGVLKVVFFTQPCSVCNVYYHVQRGLLPMPLSGPVVSIPGLPLLKVSETPSMIYDPSSYPAFYDVLLDQFINIDEADWVLDNSFHKMEEEVVDWMAKRWRLRTIGPTVPSMYLDKRIEGDRNYGINLFKPNSSACISWLQSKPIASVVYVSFGSVVEPRVEQMREVAWGLKRSNCYFLWVVREAELSKLPENFAEETGEKGLVVTWCSQLEVLAHEAIGCFLTHCGFNSVLEALSLGVPMVAVPQWSDQPTNAKYVEDVWKTGIRAKPDEEGIVRREVVELCLREVMEGEKGIEIRDNARKWKKLSKEAIDEGGTSDKNIDEFVAALIGQTIS, encoded by the exons ATGGACAAGGAACCAAGGCCCTGGTCAGCTCATGCTCTAGCCTTCCCTTATCCTGCACAGGGACACATAAACCCCATTCTTCAATTCTGTAAGCGCTTAGTCTCCAAAGGAGTCAAGGCCACACTTGTCACCACTAGATTTCTCAGCAAATCCATTCACGTCGACCCCAGTTCCAACATTGATCTTGAAACCATTTCTGATGGCTTCGATGAGGGCGGCCAAGCTCAGGCAGAGAGCTGGGAGGATTATATAGCAACATTCAAAGCTGTAGGATCAGAAACCTTAGGAAATTTGATCAACAAGCTGAATGATTCTGATCACCCTGTTAATGCCCTTATATATGATGGGTCCTTCCCTTGGGCACTAGATGTTGCCAAGCAGCTTGGAGTTCTTAAGGTTGTGTTTTTCACTCAACCTTGTTCTGTCTGCAACGTATATTACCATGTTCAGAGAGGTCTCCTTCCGATGCCACTTTCAGGGCCAGTCGTTTCAATCCCTGGACTGCCATTGCTGAAAGTTTCAGAGACGCCATCTATGATATATGATCCCAGTTCATACCCTGCTTTCTATGATGTGTTACTTGATCAGTTCATTAACATTGATGAAGCAGATTGGGTCCTTGACAACTCTTTTCATAAAATGGAGGAagag GTGGTGGATTGGATGGCAAAACGGTGGAGATTGAGGACGATAGGGCCAACAGTTCCATCCATGTACTTGGATAAAAGAATTGAAGGTGATAGAAACTATGGAATCAATCTATTCAAGCCTAATTCCAGTGCTTGCATAAGTTGGCTGCAGAGTAAACCTATTGCTTCAGTGGTGTACGTGTCCTTCGGAAGCGTGGTTGAACCTAGAGTTGAACAAATGAGGGAGGTAGCTTGGGGTTTAAAAAGAAGCAATTGCTACTTCTTGTGGGTTGTTAGGGAAGCAGAGCTGTCTAAGCTGCCTGAAAACTTCGCGGAGGAGACGGGTGAGAAGGGTTTAGTGGTTACATGGTGCTCACAACTGGAGGTGCTAGCGCATGAGGCAATAGGGTGCTTTCTTACGCATTGTGGGTTCAATTCAGTTCTTGAAGCTTTGAGCTTGGGAGTTCCAATGGTGGCAGTGCCTCAATGGTCAGACCAGCCTACCAATGCTAAGTATGTTGAGGATGTCTGGAAAACGGGGATAAGAGCTAAGCCTGATGAGGAAGGAATTGTGAGAAGAGAAGTGGTGGAGCTCTGTTTGAGAGAAGTAATGGAAGGAGAGAAAGGTATAGAAATCAGGGACAATGCCAGGAAATGGAAGAAGTTATCTAAAGAGGCAATTGATGAAGGCGGAACTTCGGACAAAAACATTGATGAATTTGTAGCTGCACTAATTGGACAAACTATATCATGA
- the LOC122721351 gene encoding mogroside IE synthase-like has product MENDQRAWSAHALAFPFPAQGHINPVLQFCKRLVSKGVKATLVTTRFLSKSIHVDPSSNIDLETISDGFDEGGHAQAESVEAYVSTFKAVGSETLANLIRKLNDSGHPVNALIYDGTFPWALDVAKQFGLLKVMFCTQSCAVSIVAYHVQRGLLRVPLSGPVVSIPGLPLMEAADTPSFIYDLSTYTAFYDVLVNQFINIDETDWILHSSFHKMEEEVVDWMAKRWRLRTIGPTVPSMYLDKRIESDKSYAINLFKPNASACINWLHAKPVASVVYVSFGSVAELGVEQTRELAWGLKGSNCYFLWVVRATELFKLPENFVEETKEKGLVVTWCPQLEVLTHEAIGCFLTHCGFNSVLEALSLGVPMVAVPQWSDQPTNAKYVEDVWKMGIRAKPDEEGIVRREVVEVCLREVMEGDKAKEIRDNARNWKRLSKEAIDEGGTSDKNIDEFVAALLGKTILGNSDFI; this is encoded by the exons ATGGAAAACGATCAAAGGGCCTGGTCGGCTCATGCCTTAGCCTTCCCTTTTCCTGCACAGGGACACATAAACCCAGTTCTTCAATTCTGTAAGCGCTTAGTCTCCAAAGGAGTCAAGGCCACACTTGTCACCACTAGATTTCTCAGCAAATCCATCCACGTAGACCCCAGTAGCAACATCGATCTTGAAACCATTTCTGATGGCTTCGATGAGGGTGGCCATGCACAGGCCGAGAGCGTGGAGGCATACGTATCAACATTCAAAGCTGTAGGATCAGAAACCTTAGCAAATTTGATCAGGAAACTGAATGATTCTGGTCACCCTGTTAATGCCCTTATATATGATGGGACCTTCCCTTGGGCACTCGATGTAGCCAAGCAGTTTGGACTTCTGAAGGTTATGTTTTGCACTCAATCTTGTGCAGTCAGCATTGTAGCTTACCATGTTCAGAGAGGTCTCCTTCGGGTGCCACTTTCAGGGCCAGTCGTTTCAATTCCTGGACTGCCGTTGATGGAAGCTGCAGATACGCCATCTTTTATATATGATCTCAGTACATACACTGCTTTCTATGATGTGTTGGTTAATCAGTTCATTAACATTGATGAGACTGATTGGATACTTCATAGCTCTTTTCATAAAATGGAGGAagag GTGGTGGATTGGATGGCAAAACGGTGGAGATTGAGGACGATAGGGCCAACAGTTCCGTCCATGTACTTGGATAAAAGAATTGAAAGCGATAAAAGCTATGCTATCAATCTCTTTAAGCCTAACGCGAGTGCTTGCATAAATTGGCTGCATGCTAAGCCTGTTGCTTCAGTGGTGTACGTGTCCTTTGGAAGCGTGGCAGAGCTTGGAGTTGAACAAACGAGGGAGCTAGCTTGGGGCTTGAAAGGAAGCAATTGCTACTTCTTATGGGTTGTGAGGGCAACAGAGCTGTTTAAGCTGCCTGAAAATTTCGTGGAGGAGACAAAGGAGAAGGGTTTAGTGGTTACATGGTGCCCGCAACTGGAGGTGCTAACACACGAGGCAATAGGGTGCTTTCTTACACATTGTGGGTTCAATTCAGTTCTTGAAGCTTTGAGCTTGGGAGTTCCAATGGTGGCAGTGCCGCAATGGTCAGACCAGCCTACCAATGCTAAGTATGTTGAGGATGTGTGGAAAATGGGTATAAGAGCTAAGCCTGATGAGGAAGGAATTGTGAGAAGAGAAGTGGTGGAGGTCTGTTTAAGAGAAGTGATGGAAGGAGATAAAGCTAAAGAAATCAGGGACAATGCCAGGAACTGGAAGAGATTATCTAAAGAGGCAATTGATGAAGGTGGAACTTCGGACAAAAATATTGATGAATTTGTAGCTGCATTACTTGGAAAAACTATATTAGGAAATAGTGATTTCatatag